ACCGAGGTATGGGCCTCGTGGCTGTACCGCACTGCACAGGTGTTCAACGAGCCGGGATCGGGTGCGGCACTCGGTGTCGTCCTGCTGGCTACGACGTTCGCCATCGTGGCTGTCCTCTACAAGATATTCGGCGAATCACCCTACCAAGCATGAGCACAGATAAGTCGACACTCAACCGGATCCGGACGTCGCTCGGCATTGACACACAGAACGAATGGCCCACGGTGGCTCGCGAGCGACTGCTCGCCTACGGGCTGTTGGGCGTCTACATCCTCGTGATATGGTTCCCGATCTACTACATCTTCATCACGAGCATCAAACCGTCCAGCGAGGTGCTGACGCTGCCGGTCACGTTCATTCCCCAAGAGCCCACGATACAGAATTACGTGGACATCTTCGCGGATCGACCGTTCGAAAGCTACACGTTCAACAGCCTGATCGTCGCGAGCACGACGACGCTTGTCTGTATCACGCTCGGGACACTCACTGGCTACAGCTTCTCGCGGTTCGACTTCATGGGGAACAAAGCGCTGCTGCTGTCGATTGTCGGCGCGCGGATGATCCCACCGATTGCGCTCATCGTCCCGTTCTTCCAGATCATGTCGAACCCGCCGCTGATCGGCGCGATCACCGGGAGCCTCTACGATACGCGACTCGCGTTGATACTCACGTACACGTTTTTCAACCTCCCGTTTGCGGTGTGGATAATGAAAAACTACTTCGACGGGGTACCCATGTCGCTCGACGAACAGGCGAAAGTCGACGGCTGTTCGACGTGGGAAGCGTTCGTCAAGATCATCCTGCCGATGGCGAAACC
This sequence is a window from Halohasta litchfieldiae. Protein-coding genes within it:
- a CDS encoding carbohydrate ABC transporter permease, producing MSTDKSTLNRIRTSLGIDTQNEWPTVARERLLAYGLLGVYILVIWFPIYYIFITSIKPSSEVLTLPVTFIPQEPTIQNYVDIFADRPFESYTFNSLIVASTTTLVCITLGTLTGYSFSRFDFMGNKALLLSIVGARMIPPIALIVPFFQIMSNPPLIGAITGSLYDTRLALILTYTFFNLPFAVWIMKNYFDGVPMSLDEQAKVDGCSTWEAFVKIILPMAKPGIAATAILTFIFSWNEFVFALVLTSSEVSQTLPIAVSLFVADDFVDWAHLAAGGMIAALPGILFGLFFQRYIVSGLTQGAVKE